Proteins found in one Methylobacter sp. S3L5C genomic segment:
- a CDS encoding V-type ATP synthase subunit B: MSIIKNLILHTRLLEIVGDIIRVRAQDVAFGDLAVIENIDGERSLAKVVDLDRDIVSLQVFAGGKGLSTDAKVNFLGRPLDVIYSDNILGRIFRGSGDPIDGGPELPTDPRIPVGGPTVNPVMRVMPSRMIETKVPMIDLFNCLVESQKIPIFSVAGEPFNELLARIGFQANADVVVFGGMGLIFDDYHFFRTAFENHGVFHRTVMFVNQASDPLVERLLVPDMALAVAEKMAVEGKKKVLVLLTDMTAYADAMKELGVAQERIPAVRGYMGDLYTQLASRYEKACDFKGAGSVTILSVTTMPGDDVTHPVPDNTGYITEGQFYLHNGVIDPFGSLSRLKQHVVGKATREDHGQIMNTMIRLYSGAVEAQKKQTMAFDLSAFDDKLLKFGGLFRDRFMDTRVSLPVIEALDLCWLTLSECFEPKELLMKQNLIDKYYPKPASVVSEEKDTAYKVA; encoded by the coding sequence ATGTCTATTATTAAAAATTTGATACTTCACACACGCCTGCTGGAAATAGTCGGTGATATCATTCGTGTACGGGCACAAGACGTTGCTTTTGGCGATCTGGCCGTGATTGAAAACATTGATGGTGAAAGGTCTCTGGCCAAAGTTGTGGATCTTGACCGCGACATAGTCAGCCTGCAAGTATTTGCCGGTGGTAAAGGACTTTCTACCGATGCCAAAGTAAATTTCCTCGGTCGTCCACTTGATGTTATCTATTCGGATAATATTCTCGGCAGAATATTCAGGGGCTCCGGCGACCCTATTGACGGTGGCCCGGAGCTACCGACCGATCCACGCATTCCAGTGGGTGGCCCTACGGTTAACCCGGTTATGCGTGTCATGCCATCGCGGATGATCGAAACCAAAGTGCCCATGATCGATTTATTCAACTGCCTCGTGGAAAGCCAAAAAATACCTATCTTTTCAGTTGCCGGCGAACCCTTTAACGAACTACTCGCTCGTATCGGTTTTCAGGCTAATGCTGATGTCGTGGTATTTGGCGGCATGGGTTTGATTTTTGATGACTATCATTTTTTTCGTACTGCTTTTGAAAATCATGGTGTTTTTCATCGTACCGTGATGTTCGTCAATCAGGCATCTGATCCCTTGGTTGAACGCTTACTGGTTCCTGATATGGCTTTAGCCGTAGCAGAAAAAATGGCTGTTGAGGGTAAAAAGAAGGTGCTGGTATTACTGACCGATATGACCGCCTACGCTGATGCCATGAAAGAACTGGGAGTTGCCCAGGAACGCATCCCGGCGGTGCGTGGGTACATGGGAGATCTCTATACCCAACTTGCCTCGCGCTATGAGAAAGCCTGTGATTTTAAGGGCGCAGGTTCGGTGACAATACTCAGCGTAACCACCATGCCCGGTGATGATGTAACACATCCGGTGCCTGATAATACCGGTTACATTACCGAGGGGCAGTTCTATCTGCATAATGGGGTTATAGATCCGTTCGGCTCGCTATCAAGACTAAAACAGCATGTCGTTGGTAAAGCGACGCGCGAGGATCACGGCCAAATTATGAATACCATGATACGACTTTATTCAGGTGCGGTGGAAGCACAAAAAAAACAGACCATGGCTTTTGATCTGTCAGCTTTCGACGACAAGTTGCTCAAGTTTGGTGGCTTGTTTCGCGACCGGTTTATGGATACACGCGTTTCACTTCCCGTTATCGAAGCACTGGATCTTTGCTGGTTAACACTATCTGAATGTTTTGAGCCAAAGGAACTGCTAATGAAACAAAACCTGATTGATAAATACTACCCAAAACCTGCTTCGGTGGTGTCTGAAGAAAAAGACACCGCATATAAAGTTGCGTAA
- a CDS encoding V-type ATP synthase subunit I: MSIVNMHKVTFIGMSTDQSRLLTDLQSMGCVQIIPLVSGREALANTAPIAGAREALKFLQTHPRRRRQVLDIQRFDAVDVQQRTLEVRNRLNDLTDERDFLIKRIQDMRPWGDFVLPSLEDMGNLRLWFYVLPNKELSKIKASALIWEIIRRDNQFCYVIVINEEEPVDIPAPRVHLGYKSRHQLEARLDDVELAIEDAQAERAYLTRWHDLFSQNINHLEDLAVCQNALAQIYSNDSTFALQAWTPTEGLSALEDYSKQQNFYFVSEVSQPEDNPPTLMRNSSWLSAGEDLVTFYMTPGYRTWDPSAITFVSFVIFFAMILADAGYAAIMGLFLMFRWTKMGRSSSGRRFRPLLVSVVTASLVFGALVGSYFGVTPDDTSLPGKLHILQMTDTNRMMMISVVIGVFHIVLANVMNAYRYEHWQERMSSVGWISMICGGFTLAISNLLSQTTLQNVGIALMAMGGLLIVCFTAPREKPLNRFVQGMLGLTKLSGALGDVLSYLRLFALGLGSASLAIEFNRMAVGVYEGYPGVGLFFALLILILGHGVNLFLGIASGVIHGLRLNVIEFFNWGLKEEGNLYKPFKQSEDNLWNR; encoded by the coding sequence ATGAGTATTGTTAATATGCATAAAGTCACTTTTATTGGTATGAGTACCGACCAAAGCCGTTTATTAACTGATCTTCAAAGTATGGGTTGTGTGCAGATTATTCCCTTGGTATCCGGGCGCGAAGCATTGGCTAATACAGCACCTATCGCAGGGGCACGCGAAGCACTGAAATTTCTGCAAACTCATCCACGACGCAGACGGCAGGTTCTGGATATACAACGCTTCGATGCCGTTGATGTTCAGCAACGAACGCTGGAAGTGAGAAATCGCTTAAATGACTTAACGGATGAGCGTGACTTTTTAATCAAGCGTATCCAGGACATGCGTCCCTGGGGAGACTTTGTCTTGCCTTCGCTGGAAGATATGGGCAACCTTAGACTGTGGTTTTACGTATTACCCAATAAAGAGTTGTCGAAAATCAAGGCATCTGCGCTTATTTGGGAAATTATCCGACGCGATAACCAGTTTTGCTATGTTATCGTCATCAACGAAGAAGAACCTGTCGATATACCGGCTCCCCGCGTTCATCTGGGCTACAAATCACGCCATCAACTGGAAGCCCGACTTGATGACGTAGAACTGGCTATTGAAGACGCTCAGGCAGAACGGGCTTATTTAACCCGCTGGCATGATTTGTTCAGTCAAAATATTAATCATCTTGAAGATCTTGCTGTTTGTCAGAACGCATTGGCGCAGATCTATAGTAACGATTCAACTTTTGCCTTACAGGCCTGGACGCCTACTGAAGGCTTATCAGCACTGGAAGATTATTCAAAACAACAGAATTTTTACTTTGTCTCGGAAGTATCCCAACCGGAAGATAACCCGCCAACACTGATGCGCAATTCGTCATGGCTGAGTGCTGGAGAAGACCTGGTAACCTTTTATATGACTCCGGGTTATCGAACTTGGGATCCCTCAGCCATCACTTTCGTTTCCTTTGTCATTTTTTTTGCAATGATCCTCGCTGATGCCGGTTACGCAGCTATCATGGGGCTATTTTTAATGTTCAGGTGGACAAAAATGGGGCGCTCCTCGTCAGGTCGCCGTTTTCGTCCTTTACTGGTGTCGGTGGTCACAGCTTCCCTGGTTTTTGGCGCACTGGTTGGCAGTTATTTCGGCGTTACCCCTGACGATACATCCTTGCCTGGAAAGCTTCATATTCTTCAAATGACCGACACTAATCGAATGATGATGATTTCTGTGGTAATCGGTGTTTTTCATATTGTGCTTGCCAATGTAATGAATGCTTACCGTTACGAGCATTGGCAAGAGCGGATGTCTTCAGTCGGATGGATCAGCATGATATGCGGAGGGTTTACACTGGCCATTAGCAATTTACTGTCACAGACTACCCTGCAAAATGTTGGTATTGCCTTGATGGCAATGGGTGGCCTGTTAATCGTGTGTTTTACCGCTCCCAGAGAAAAACCTCTTAACCGTTTTGTTCAGGGTATGTTAGGACTGACCAAGCTATCGGGAGCGTTAGGCGATGTCTTGAGTTATCTCCGGCTGTTCGCCCTGGGTCTTGGATCAGCATCACTGGCTATAGAATTTAACCGTATGGCGGTAGGAGTCTATGAAGGATACCCGGGAGTTGGCTTGTTCTTCGCCTTGTTGATACTGATTCTGGGACACGGGGTTAACCTGTTTCTTGGCATTGCCAGTGGTGTCATTCACGGACTGAGGTTAAACGTTATTGAATTTTTCAATTGGGGACTCAAAGAAGAGGGAAACCTGTATAAACCATTTAAACAATCGGAGGATAATTTATGGAACCGTTAA
- a CDS encoding V-type ATP synthase subunit D: protein MAKLKLSKHELHEQQEQLKLYQKLLPSLDLKRRQLMLEVQKAQDDYSAAQAAVDDLETRIGEELPMLADEEFRLEGLVQLKSYKVIEQNIVGVKLPFLDSIDCIVADYSRLATPPWVDNLVQRLKDAAEQRIRAEIAGQRLSILSLAVRRIKQRVNLFDKILIPTAKQNIQKIRIFLGDAERASVITSKLAKKKQQQRRDAEAALEEAL from the coding sequence ATGGCCAAGCTTAAACTTAGCAAGCACGAGCTACATGAGCAGCAAGAACAGCTAAAGCTGTACCAAAAGCTATTGCCCTCGTTGGATTTAAAACGTCGACAGTTGATGCTGGAAGTACAAAAAGCGCAGGATGATTATAGCGCTGCCCAAGCTGCGGTAGATGATTTGGAAACCCGAATCGGCGAAGAGCTGCCGATGCTGGCCGATGAAGAATTTCGTCTTGAGGGGCTGGTACAATTAAAAAGCTATAAAGTTATTGAACAGAATATCGTCGGTGTAAAACTGCCTTTTCTGGATAGTATCGACTGTATCGTTGCCGACTATTCACGACTTGCCACGCCACCGTGGGTTGATAATCTTGTGCAACGATTGAAAGATGCAGCAGAACAGCGGATACGTGCCGAAATTGCCGGACAACGGCTAAGCATTTTGTCTCTTGCCGTTCGACGAATCAAGCAAAGAGTCAATCTGTTCGATAAAATACTGATCCCTACCGCCAAGCAAAATATTCAAAAAATACGTATTTTTCTTGGCGATGCAGAACGAGCCAGCGTGATTACTTCCAAGCTTGCCAAGAAAAAACAGCAACAAAGACGGGATGCCGAAGCAGCGTTAGAGGAAGCCTTATGA
- a CDS encoding transposase produces MYLIEPILQQMSSVVKPQRKFMFILLTTLTYLPGRLNFRNLGRYSALNEKTFSRWFRRSFDFVTFNLLSLKDLTDKGEWVAAIDASFLPKSGRNSYGLDWFWNGSQGQAERGLEISLLALVDVTHNTAYTLSAYQTPALPKAPKVPEVVKESTVNSETKVAQDVEKTPKSKAEKTPKETRITRVDSYLDHVKRETKGLLGKIRYLVADSFYAKTKFINGVVEHGLYVASKLRHDADLRWLYIGEQKAKGRLRNYAGKGCFDDL; encoded by the coding sequence ATGTACTTAATAGAACCCATTCTGCAGCAAATGTCCAGTGTAGTAAAACCGCAACGTAAGTTTATGTTCATCTTGCTAACAACCCTGACGTATCTGCCGGGACGGTTGAATTTCCGAAACCTTGGCCGTTATAGTGCTCTGAATGAAAAAACCTTTTCGAGATGGTTTCGTCGCTCGTTCGATTTTGTTACCTTCAATTTGCTGAGCTTGAAAGATTTAACGGATAAGGGTGAATGGGTAGCAGCAATTGATGCCAGCTTTTTACCCAAAAGCGGGCGCAATAGTTACGGCCTGGACTGGTTTTGGAACGGTTCACAGGGACAGGCTGAACGCGGACTGGAAATTTCACTGCTGGCCTTGGTGGATGTAACACACAACACAGCCTATACACTGTCGGCTTATCAAACGCCCGCTTTGCCCAAAGCACCGAAGGTACCTGAAGTCGTCAAAGAGTCGACCGTAAATAGCGAAACCAAGGTGGCTCAAGATGTCGAGAAGACACCGAAGAGCAAAGCCGAGAAAACGCCCAAAGAAACCCGGATCACCCGGGTAGATAGCTACCTTGATCATGTCAAACGCGAGACCAAGGGACTGTTAGGGAAAATCCGTTATCTGGTCGCGGACAGCTTTTACGCGAAGACCAAGTTTATTAATGGCGTGGTGGAACATGGCCTGTACGTGGCCAGTAAGTTACGGCATGATGCCGATCTGCGCTGGCTATATATCGGTGAACAAAAAGCCAAAGGTCGACTGCGCAATTACGCAGGCAAGGGTTGTTTCGATGATTTGTGA
- a CDS encoding VPLPA-CTERM sorting domain-containing protein — MSILKLIVAAGLLTASMASMASTNLGTLDTINEGTDFGASNLTGAFSEEFVFNLVGGDYLFGLTATNTFSKTKVGITDFTATLDGNAFSNSLYNIALTANTKFNFLFGEVSSLASGDHKLIISGTGNKSSFGGSIEVSAISAVPVPAAVWLMGSALIGLVSFGKRKNA; from the coding sequence ATGTCGATTTTAAAATTAATCGTTGCTGCCGGATTACTGACTGCATCCATGGCCAGTATGGCTTCTACCAACTTGGGTACTTTGGATACTATCAATGAAGGAACGGACTTTGGCGCCAGTAATTTAACGGGGGCTTTTTCTGAGGAATTTGTTTTTAACCTTGTCGGTGGTGATTACCTTTTTGGCCTGACAGCTACCAACACTTTTAGTAAAACTAAAGTCGGCATCACTGATTTTACCGCGACATTGGATGGTAACGCTTTTAGTAATAGTTTGTACAATATTGCTTTAACTGCTAATACTAAATTCAACTTTTTGTTTGGCGAAGTGTCAAGTTTGGCTTCCGGTGACCACAAACTGATAATCAGCGGTACTGGCAATAAAAGTAGTTTCGGTGGTTCTATTGAAGTTAGTGCCATTAGTGCCGTACCTGTTCCAGCAGCAGTATGGTTAATGGGTTCAGCATTGATTGGCTTGGTATCATTCGGTAAACGTAAAAACGCTTAA